A window of Daphnia carinata strain CSIRO-1 chromosome 5, CSIRO_AGI_Dcar_HiC_V3, whole genome shotgun sequence genomic DNA:
TTTGATCGTAGAGAAACGGCACGTCTCTAAGTTCTTCATAATTTTACTTTTAGTTCCTGCATCCGTTTTTTGATGCGACGTTTCAGTTCCCGATTcctttggttttcaaaaagaaatggtatTGATGTAACTTAAAATGACAGTGTCTGAAAGGATAAAGAGAATTCCATACTTATTTTTGATCGATTGCACTTcgcgttcttcttcttcgcagTAAAGCCGTAAAATTGATTGAAGTTCAAAGTCGCTGAGGCGTAAAAATTGGGCAACAGCAGCACTTACTGGCGAATCAAATGATAAAAAGAATGTTGCATACAATACTTCTCAATTCTAACgggaaatattttattattattatcgcACCTTCGTGACTGCCTTCACCCTCGCTTTCCACTAGAAAAAGTTTGGAGACGCTTTCGTCCGGTCCCTGCATCACGCGCAATAGCAATGGGTATTCGTCATCCTTTACTCGTCTTCGTTCTGTTGTTAGTGTGCACGAAACGTTAGAGATAATACTTCAAGTGCAACGGTCTACATTTTTGGATTTCTAATAAGGGAAGTTATTCATACCTCCGTTATCTTTGACAACGAACAGGGAAAAATTACTAGCAGGGCATTCAACGCGGTATTTATCGAGAAGCATGTTAATCACTTCCTGAGTATTTACAAGAGATGTAGTCCACACACTCATCGTACTAcctaaaacatttcaaatggGGTATCATGCACGTGAAATAGGAATACTTGAACGCGCAAATATAATGCAAGCTTACCATAAGGAGGGGTGAAAACGCTGGTTTCTCTGTTATAGTAATGCCCATTTATGGAACACCGTCGCCTTAGTTTCGACTTATCGAAACGTCTGCCTGGTCGTCGTCGCAGAGCAGAAGACTTGGTTGTCGAAGTTCCGTCCTCTTCAGAAGCGAGAGCCATTGAACTCGGCTCTTTGCGTGTTCCTAGGTCTACCTGCTGAGAAAAGCAGTTGTTTCGTTAAAAGAGCCCCATAAACACATTCAAAGGTGCACTACTTCGATTGGAGGCAACGAGATATTGTTGGGTAAAGTCTGATATGGTTTCTCATGATCTTTCCAATCTCTCTCTACTTGCATAAGCTCGTCTAATTCATCTCGCTTCAGTTGTTTGGAATCCAGTTTAGATGGTACGGTATTGAATTTTGTTATATCATTTGCTTCGAGAACCCCGATCGTTTTTTTCTCATATCCCGAACCGTTTGGAGCTGCGCTAGCTTTGGAATTTACTGGCGAATTTTCGCAGAATGAATCGTCCTCACTGTCAGATTCGTCGACCGATGAGATGTTGGAATTCTATGCAAACGGTTACAGTTATTTGTGTGTCATTTTGTGTCTTTGCCATTGCTTATAATTAAACTCTTGAACCTGGTAGAATATGCCACTGGAGATTTTTCTTTGGGTTTTCTGTTCTCCACCGTTTGACGGAAGACGTTGGTCATCATCTTCCTTCAGTTGTATGGCTGACTGGACTCCCCAGTATAATCGCAACACTCCTTCTAGCACCAATCTCCCATTAACTTCTCTACTTTTCACACCTCCACTGCCTCCATGTACATCATGATAATGGTTGTATGACTTGATAGTTGTTTCAAGATGAGTTCTATTGGTGATCACACAAATTCCCTTAGAATGCATATAAGACAGAAACTGTGATGTGTCATACCTTGTTATTCCTCCatagcttttattttcaacttttccaaAACTTTTGTGAGATTCAACTCTTGTTCCATGGCCAAACAACTGGGGACCAAATAAAGCACCATAACtataataaataatgtaaTGTGATTCTTTGGGTTTTGGCCTTTCAAAAATACCATAACTGGACTTACCATGGGACATGGCAGTAGGAAACACCTTTATGCTAAAAGTACATACAGGGAAGAtgtcaaaaccaaaaaattttcaattacacATGCACTATTATACCTCAGCATGCTGTCCtggtttcaaaatttttccaCACTCTTCACATTTTAAACAATCTGGATGCCAATCCCATCCAATTGATTGTTTTCTCTCAGCTACAcaacaaaattattatcatttgtctcattcaaataaaataatcttCAATGAAAGCTACCAAAATACACAGGCTTCCCACATTTATGACAACTCCacattctgttttttttcctttttctttcagtttacATTATTACTTCTACAAACATAAAGGAATGACATCTTTCATTTGGCAATCAAAAAGTGTTTGCCAAGTtgtaaaaatttatatatagcCTGcggttgaaaaagaaatttaattcTAAATTTCCTTCGGTTTTTCTCGAGTTTCGTAGTGTGAACTAAGGTAAAAGGCGTTCCATTTTCATTATTAAATTTCATAATTTCATATATTTTGCGGCTTATTGCCAAGCTCAATGTTTCAATGTAACCAATGTCAGTGAGTGTGTAAGAAACTGTGACCACCCGTATATCTGGCTGTTCATGTTCTAGTCTAAAAGGTggtttttttgtgttgaagTAAATGTCTGATACATTTTTCGGAAAATTTCCAGAACTGACATTTGTGTTCAATTAACACCTGAAATCAATGTGAAATTATGATATAAAAACCAATAAATAGTTAATCGAAACGCGGACGCATGTGTTTATGGACGGTTGCCATCATGTGTTTAGGGAATGAATGTCGGATCCGAAAAATAGCCAACGTCTTTATAGCCACCATCTTTTTTCGGCACCCTCCACGTTGGTTAAGTGAAGATGGTGAGCtccatttctttgtttccGTCAAAATTAGTCTAAAGTCTGATTTGTGATTTACGTTTGTGCCAGTTTAATTATTTATAAGCATTAGAGAAAACTTGATTTTTCAGTCATCAAACAATTATATTTTGATACATTACTGATCGAAAAATTTACTGGGGCTTTTTAACACCAGAGAaagagcgagagaaaaaaatgtgaaaatttgTCACTTCTATTTGAGTGTACATTGTTCTTAATTTAGTACTATAGACCATTTTGGCAATATGGATCATTTTTACCAAATCATGGTGTATTTTCTTATGTATGTGTATTTTACTTGTCATAGCCTTTCACCAAATTTGTCGAGACGGGCCGCGTGGTCTACATTGCAAAGGGCCCAGATGCCGGCAAGATTGCTGCCATCATCGATATCATCGACCAGAACAGGGTAATTCTTATTCAGTGCCATTAATAGTTCTACTTTGTATgatgattcaaaattaaatgatAGGAATTGCCGTCTGATCATCAATTGATGATGTTTTGTGTTCTGATGATCTAAAATTCAGTGAATTGAATTGTTATGGAGCTCTTTACTAAAATTTAGTCTTCTAACAGGCTTTGTTAGATGGACCTTGCAGCGGTGTGCCCCGTCAAGCTCGCCGATTCACCGAACTCCATCTTACCAGCCTGGTGACTAAGGTGACAAGAGGCTGTTCAGAGCGATCATTGAGGCTTGCTTGGGAAGCTGACAAAATCACAGAGAAGTGGCTTGCAACCTCATGGGCTAAACGTATTGAAAAGCGTACAAGGGTAAGGATTTTGTGGCATTTCTTAGTTCAAGTATATAATTCTTAATGGCTGATGTTACTGTCCGACCTACTTGGGTAATACTGCACCATATGTAAAGTATTTTAATCCTTATTTCAGAGATTCAGCCTTAACGATCTTGAGCGATTCAAGTTGGCAAAGGCCAAGCAAGCTCGCAACAAGATGATTCGCACTGCATTCTTCGCCATCCGCAACAAGGATACCAGGACTGCTAAGAAAGCCCGCGGACGTATCGAGAAACTCCGTGCTAAATCAAAGGCTTACGGCAAAGCCCAAAAGGCTGAGAAGAAATCGAAAGCGACGAAAGCTTAAGATGTTTCCGTTGGTGTTGAAATTAATACACTTGGAAATGTTAAACACTTGTATTTTATTGGAATTGATTGCTGGGCATTTGATTATTCCGAGCCCGCAAACACGAGTATAGTGAATCATTTCGTGGTCCACTTGCCCTCTTTTAGAGAAGCGATCTTCATTGATTTTATTCGAGTAATAATCTGTGTTTCCTACAAACCAAAATTTTTGAGTATCAATGATTGTAAGCAACTAACGTATATTCTTACTTTGAGCTGGTTCTGGGACTTCTGCGAGCTTATTGATTTGTCAAATACCTCGGGCCGAACTAGATTGGCTTTAACAACCAGCTTCGATGTATTTAACTTCCTGGGCTGCTACAAACATGCCACTGACTTCTGCTCTGATCATTTCCAATCGTGCCGTTTACAGATGTCCTGTGCGATTTCGATTGGCTGGTGGAAGGCAATGTGCTTCTAAACTCCAAACCCGCATAGCTCACAATGGACTGATTTACtgctttcaatttttgatcatGAGGTCGAAAGCTTTTCCGAGCTTTGTTTGGTAACCATGCAGGACTGCTTCTTCCAGCTTCCGACCGAGTCGTATGTCTAGTTTCTTGGGAATGACTAGTTTCACCAGGATTTACATTGGTGAGTAAGGTACTAGATGAGTTAGGCATTTGTCGACTAAAAAATCCCGCATGCAATTTTTGTGGGATGGATTTATCCAAAATGTTTTCGCGTTCTTCAGTCGTGATATCGGTACGCCCGGTACATAATGGCTCTGTTCTAGGTTtcacactttttcttttcaggatTTCATCATTATCTTTATCATAAGACCGAATTTCACAGGTCTAGAAGCGAAAATGTAGAGCCGATAAGATATCAGAGACGAGCAACGGGCTAAATTCGAATGTTTTACTTACAGCAGCAGCTTCATCATCAAGATGAATTCTTTTGGTGGGTGGTTGGTCGACTTGATTTTCTGGGACTTGATTTTCGatcttgtttcttttacaAGGTGGCTCTTCGCTCTCTTTTTTGTGATTGAAAGGTTGTGTAGCCAGTTGAGTTTCTTCGTCACGAAAGCTGCTCTCAACAGAAGCTTTTGCAGGCTTACTATAACTCTGGCTATGTTCGCTCGCAAGGCGGGCACGGGGATTGCAATAGACTTCAACAGAACAGGAAAGAATGGCTAAACCGATTTCACTTTGCGGGATTGGCCGTTCTCCACGGGATGATAACGATGTCAGTAGCCGGGCATAATCTGGCGGAGAATTAGCAGATTCCATCAACAAAACGCCTTCGGTATTGAAAGCCTCGAAATCGCTTGTGATGTTTCCACCAGCTCTTTTAGCCGCTATTGCCATGGACGATTTTAGTTCATTGAGGgaggcaaaaataaaagtcttCCCAAGAAAAAGTgactttctttcttcctttggAATGAAACTTTGCTTGCCAAACTGTCCAAGAGCTGGTCCAATTTGTGGGGTGTATTGTGAGGCATCAGGGATTGGACTATAGGGAT
This region includes:
- the LOC130695836 gene encoding ras association domain-containing protein 2-like isoform X2 — encoded protein: MWSCHKCGKPVYFAERKQSIGWDWHPDCLKCEECGKILKPGQHAEHKGVSYCHVPCYGALFGPQLFGHGTRVESHKSFGKVENKSYGGITRTHLETTIKSYNHYHDVHGGSGGVKSREVNGRLVLEGVLRLYWGVQSAIQLKEDDDQRLPSNGGEQKTQRKISSGIFYQNSNISSVDESDSEDDSFCENSPVNSKASAAPNGSGYEKKTIGVLEANDITKFNTVPSKLDSKQLKRDELDELMQVERDWKDHEKPYQTLPNNISLPPIEVDLGTRKEPSSMALASEEDGTSTTKSSALRRRPGRRFDKSKLRRRCSINGHYYNRETSVFTPPYGSTMSVWTTSLVNTQEVINMLLDKYRVECPASNFSLFVVKDNGERRRVKDDEYPLLLRVMQGPDESVSKLFLVESEGEGSHEVSAAVAQFLRLSDFELQSILRLYCEEEEREVQSIKNKNRELKRRIKKRMQELKVKL
- the LOC130695836 gene encoding ras association domain-containing protein 2-like isoform X1, yielding MWSCHKCGKPVYFAERKQSIGWDWHPDCLKCEECGKILKPGQHAEHKGVSYCHVPCYGALFGPQLFGHGTRVESHKSFGKVENKSYGGITRTHLETTIKSYNHYHDVHGGSGGVKSREVNGRLVLEGVLRLYWGVQSAIQLKEDDDQRLPSNGGEQKTQRKISSGIFYQNSNISSVDESDSEDDSFCENSPVNSKASAAPNGSGYEKKTIGVLEANDITKFNTVPSKLDSKQLKRDELDELMQVERDWKDHEKPYQTLPNNISLPPIEQVDLGTRKEPSSMALASEEDGTSTTKSSALRRRPGRRFDKSKLRRRCSINGHYYNRETSVFTPPYGSTMSVWTTSLVNTQEVINMLLDKYRVECPASNFSLFVVKDNGERRRVKDDEYPLLLRVMQGPDESVSKLFLVESEGEGSHEVSAAVAQFLRLSDFELQSILRLYCEEEEREVQSIKNKNRELKRRIKKRMQELKVKL
- the LOC130695851 gene encoding large ribosomal subunit protein eL14-like, with amino-acid sequence MPFTKFVETGRVVYIAKGPDAGKIAAIIDIIDQNRALLDGPCSGVPRQARRFTELHLTSLVTKVTRGCSERSLRLAWEADKITEKWLATSWAKRIEKRTRRFSLNDLERFKLAKAKQARNKMIRTAFFAIRNKDTRTAKKARGRIEKLRAKSKAYGKAQKAEKKSKATKA
- the LOC130695830 gene encoding LOW QUALITY PROTEIN: nibrin-like (The sequence of the model RefSeq protein was modified relative to this genomic sequence to represent the inferred CDS: inserted 1 base in 1 codon), producing MWFIQRKSDGQTVYLLNKEYIVGRRKCTIEVSDDLSVSRQHLKLTVDYSPLTQVSGQPTLKIMDLGSTYGVFINPSATNTGKVEPKTWVNVEADSSFHFGVKNEWIVKWKNISVVCSALGSAERRRLNKELTMLGAESLSEWQRGITHLVTDKIMLTQKVLDSLLAAIPIVVVDFFEKWVSLLEQDPYSPIPDASQYTPQIGPALGQFGKQSFIPKEERKSLFLGKTFIFASLNELKSSMAIAAKRAGGNITSDFEAFNTEGVLLMESANSPPDYARLLTSLSSRGERPIPQSEIGLAILSCSVEVYCNPRARLASEHSQSYSKPAKASVESSFRDEETQLATQPFNHKKESEEPPCKRNKIENQVPENQVDQPPTKRIHLDDEAAATCEIRSYDKDNDEILKRKSVKPRTEPLCTGRTDITTEERENILDKSIPQKLHAGFFSRQMPNSSSTLLTNVNPGETSHSQETRHTTRSEAGRSSPAWLPNKARKSFRPHDQKLKAVNQSIVSYAGLEFRSTLPSTSQSKSHRTSVNGTIGNDQSRSQWHVCSSPGXLNTSKLVVKANLVRPEVFDKSISSQKSQNQLKETQIITRIKSMKIASLKEGKWTTK